In one window of Frigoriglobus tundricola DNA:
- a CDS encoding AI-2E family transporter, with amino-acid sequence MASDWQRALIALSATVVGTVVVAVLYWARSIFVPITMAVFLAFVLAPVVGRLQRRGLGRTAAVIAAVGLVVFGSFGIGAVIVQQVSQLADTLPDRREAIKEKVATAKSWIVGDGSGSRFGQLVDDINSVIAPPPAKQERVVVESAPSFGGRVDNYLGPAAEFAGQAAFTFILTVYMLLRREDLRNRLIRLLGAGKVTTTTKAVDDASQRISKYLLSQLMVNSAFGVVIALGLFALGVPYSVLWGFIATLMRYVPYIGTWVGLIPPVLFSFATAPPWGGGWGQPAAVLVLFLGLEAFCNNVVEPRLYGQSMGLSEVAQLVSAAFWAFLWGPIGLILSGPLTVCLLVLGRHVSRFDFFVVLLGDEPALEPRVAFYQRLAARDQDEAAEVAVEEAGRTSPEEALDTVIIPALGLARRDCEAGDLEAADLKFVANAAREVATEVIDLRGPSPVGPDPTRERVRVLLSPARDETEHVAAELLALTLDPARWEVKLAGDETLASELVDRVAEFRPAVIVIAAMPPGGLSHARYLLARLRQRFPHVKLLVGRWGGGDDVPEPREDTIKNTDGVDRTLAGTRKRLAELHPILLAPEGKAFAERTNKKERVGTGGA; translated from the coding sequence ATGGCCTCGGATTGGCAGCGGGCGCTCATCGCCCTTTCCGCGACCGTTGTCGGGACTGTTGTCGTTGCCGTGCTGTACTGGGCGCGATCGATCTTCGTGCCCATTACGATGGCCGTCTTCCTGGCCTTCGTCCTCGCGCCCGTCGTCGGGCGGCTCCAGCGCCGGGGGCTGGGGCGGACCGCGGCGGTGATCGCGGCCGTCGGTCTGGTCGTCTTCGGCTCGTTCGGGATCGGCGCGGTGATCGTGCAGCAGGTCTCGCAACTGGCCGACACCCTGCCGGACCGCCGGGAGGCGATCAAAGAAAAGGTCGCGACCGCGAAATCGTGGATCGTGGGGGACGGGAGCGGGAGCCGGTTCGGCCAGCTCGTTGACGACATCAACAGCGTCATCGCCCCGCCCCCGGCGAAGCAGGAGCGGGTGGTGGTGGAGTCGGCCCCGTCCTTCGGCGGGCGGGTGGACAACTACCTGGGGCCGGCCGCAGAGTTCGCCGGACAGGCGGCGTTCACGTTCATCCTCACCGTGTACATGCTGCTGCGGCGTGAGGACCTGCGGAACCGACTCATCCGCTTGCTCGGCGCGGGCAAGGTGACGACCACGACCAAAGCGGTGGACGACGCCTCCCAGCGGATCAGCAAGTACCTGCTCAGCCAGTTGATGGTGAACAGCGCGTTCGGGGTGGTCATCGCGCTCGGGCTGTTCGCGCTCGGGGTGCCGTATTCGGTCCTCTGGGGGTTCATCGCCACGCTCATGCGGTACGTGCCCTACATCGGTACGTGGGTGGGCCTGATCCCGCCCGTGCTGTTCTCGTTCGCGACCGCGCCGCCGTGGGGCGGCGGGTGGGGGCAGCCGGCGGCCGTGCTGGTGCTGTTCCTCGGTCTCGAAGCGTTTTGCAACAACGTCGTCGAGCCGCGCCTGTACGGTCAGAGCATGGGCCTGTCCGAAGTCGCCCAGCTCGTCTCGGCCGCGTTCTGGGCGTTCCTCTGGGGACCGATCGGGCTGATCCTGTCCGGTCCGCTCACAGTTTGTCTCCTCGTCCTCGGCCGGCACGTGAGCCGGTTCGACTTTTTCGTCGTGCTGCTCGGCGACGAGCCGGCGCTGGAGCCGCGGGTCGCGTTTTACCAGCGGCTCGCGGCCCGCGACCAGGACGAGGCCGCTGAGGTGGCCGTTGAAGAGGCCGGCCGGACCAGCCCGGAAGAGGCCCTCGATACGGTCATCATTCCCGCGCTCGGTCTGGCGCGCCGGGACTGTGAAGCCGGCGATCTGGAAGCCGCGGACCTGAAGTTCGTGGCCAACGCCGCGCGAGAAGTGGCGACCGAGGTCATCGATCTGCGCGGCCCGTCCCCCGTCGGACCGGACCCGACGCGCGAACGGGTCCGGGTGCTGTTGAGCCCCGCACGGGACGAGACAGAACACGTCGCCGCGGAACTGCTCGCCCTGACGCTCGATCCCGCCCGGTGGGAAGTGAAGTTGGCCGGGGATGAGACGCTCGCTTCCGAACTCGTCGATCGTGTGGCCGAGTTCCGGCCGGCGGTGATCGTGATCGCGGCGATGCCGCCCGGGGGGCTCTCACACGCCCGGTACCTGCTCGCACGCCTCCGTCAGCGGTTCCCCCACGTGAAGCTGCTCGTGGGCCGCTGGGGCGGCGGGGACGACGTACCGGAACCGCGCGAGGACACCATCAAGAACACCGACGGTGTGGACCGCACCCTCGCGGGAACGCGCAAGCGGCTCGCCGAGCTGCACCCGATCCTCCTCGCGCCGGAAGGTAAGGCGTTCGCCGAACGAACGAACAAAAAGGAACGGGTTGGCACGGGGGGTGCATAA
- a CDS encoding DUF883 family protein translates to MADIKDRMKNGIDNAADAAKNTTDKAANTAQNARTEGQGLVDRAKETAHGLMDRAGDVAGQARDKAQEWVGEARDVAQHAGEKAQRWAGDAYEATADQVGDFGREVTNLVRKHPLPALLIGFGVGLLLGRTARSI, encoded by the coding sequence ATGGCTGATATCAAAGACCGGATGAAGAACGGCATCGATAACGCCGCAGACGCAGCGAAGAACACGACCGACAAGGCGGCCAACACGGCTCAGAACGCTCGGACCGAAGGCCAGGGTCTGGTGGATCGGGCCAAGGAAACGGCGCACGGGCTGATGGACCGCGCCGGCGACGTAGCGGGTCAGGCCCGCGACAAGGCCCAGGAGTGGGTCGGCGAAGCGCGTGACGTGGCGCAGCACGCGGGCGAGAAGGCCCAGCGCTGGGCCGGCGACGCCTACGAGGCCACCGCCGACCAGGTGGGCGACTTCGGCCGTGAAGTGACGAACCTCGTGCGCAAGCACCCGCTGCCGGCACTGCTGATCGGGTTCGGTGTGGGTCTGCTCCTCGGGCGCACGGCCCGCTCGATCTGA
- a CDS encoding PAS domain S-box protein, producing the protein MQASAGMYTHTDGAHGRVELGRFKIGRIAEARAPHLTNDVCNDPNVSDPAWAAREGMVAFAGFPLAVEGRTLGVLALFARHPLSAALMADLGPVAASVAQYLDRRRALDAVRESEERYRVLTEAVPHVVWNADTAGDVTYFNRRWVEYTGLPIDRSFGRGWLDAVHPDDRARVRAAWRAMVTGTGADRFGHEFRLRDARSGGYRWFLSAAVPLPLADGRVDCWIGSMADIHEQKTAAEAVRESEAFRRSAFENSPDCLKILDTDGRVLEMNEGGCRLMEVDDFGAVRGTPWPDLWPAANRDTVRDALASARAGRVGRFQGFCPTLKGTPKYWDVSVSGVPGPNGRPFRLIGVSRDVTEERRAEQRVRESELMLRQLADSMPQIVFAARPDGHVDYYNRRWYEYTGFPDDGTTGDASWAPVLEPDQLEAVSERWFESVRTGEPYQCEYRLRRADGEFRWHLGRALPVRDLQGDIVRWYGTNTDIHDAKLAADALLRSEQRFRTLTEAVPQIVWTADRAGEVTFFNRRWDEYTGTPLEVGRRRGWEGGPVHPEDADQLRARWQLSVAQGADGFSSEFRLRRAADGAYRWMLSVAIPLRADTGAVTGWVGTLTDIDDQKRQTQVLEQMVRSRTLELESANAALFDEVEERKAAEEQVRAVAAELARSNEELEKFAYVASHDLQEPLRKIQAFGDRLKTKCRDALPDNGKEYVDRMQVAAGRMRRLIDDLLMFSRVTTQRRPLVRVDLGKLVREVVSDLDVRIAQTEGSVAIGGLPEVDADVTQMRQLFQNLIANALKFHRPGVPPVVEIASEPVRRGAGADAGEPVPMCRVTVRDNGIGFDEKYRDRIFAVFQRLHGRDQYEGTGVGLAICRKIVERHGGTITAHSREGSGATFVIDLPAPQATTPEGTLENARSE; encoded by the coding sequence CTGCAGGCCAGCGCGGGGATGTACACGCACACCGACGGGGCGCACGGCCGCGTGGAACTGGGGCGGTTCAAGATCGGCCGGATCGCCGAGGCGCGGGCGCCGCACCTGACCAACGACGTGTGCAACGACCCGAACGTGAGCGACCCGGCGTGGGCCGCGCGCGAGGGCATGGTCGCGTTCGCGGGCTTCCCGCTGGCAGTGGAGGGGCGCACGCTCGGGGTGCTGGCCCTCTTCGCCCGGCACCCGCTCTCCGCCGCCCTCATGGCCGACCTGGGGCCGGTCGCCGCGAGCGTCGCCCAGTACCTCGACCGCCGGCGCGCCCTGGACGCGGTGCGCGAGAGCGAGGAGCGGTACCGGGTGCTCACCGAGGCCGTTCCGCACGTCGTGTGGAACGCCGACACCGCCGGAGACGTGACGTACTTCAACCGCCGGTGGGTGGAGTACACCGGCCTGCCCATCGACCGCTCGTTCGGCCGGGGGTGGCTCGACGCCGTGCACCCGGACGACCGCGCCCGCGTGCGCGCGGCGTGGCGGGCGATGGTGACGGGCACCGGGGCGGACCGCTTCGGCCACGAGTTCCGCCTGCGGGACGCGCGCTCCGGCGGGTACCGGTGGTTCCTGAGTGCCGCCGTTCCGCTCCCGCTCGCGGACGGGCGCGTGGACTGCTGGATCGGGTCGATGGCCGACATCCACGAGCAGAAAACGGCGGCCGAGGCGGTCCGCGAGAGCGAGGCGTTCCGCCGCAGCGCCTTCGAGAACAGCCCGGACTGCCTCAAGATCCTCGACACCGACGGCCGGGTGCTGGAGATGAACGAGGGCGGGTGCCGGCTCATGGAGGTGGACGATTTCGGAGCGGTCCGCGGCACCCCGTGGCCGGACCTGTGGCCGGCGGCCAACCGCGACACCGTTCGGGACGCCCTGGCCAGCGCGCGGGCGGGGCGGGTGGGGCGGTTCCAGGGGTTCTGCCCCACGCTCAAGGGCACGCCGAAGTACTGGGACGTGTCGGTGTCCGGCGTCCCCGGCCCGAACGGGCGCCCGTTCCGCTTGATCGGCGTGTCGCGCGACGTCACGGAGGAGCGGCGCGCCGAGCAGCGCGTGCGCGAGAGCGAGCTGATGCTCCGGCAGCTCGCCGACTCGATGCCCCAGATCGTGTTCGCGGCGCGCCCGGACGGGCACGTCGACTACTACAACCGGCGGTGGTACGAGTACACCGGGTTCCCGGACGACGGGACCACCGGGGACGCAAGTTGGGCACCGGTCCTCGAACCGGACCAGCTCGAAGCGGTGTCGGAGCGGTGGTTCGAATCGGTGCGCACCGGCGAGCCCTACCAGTGCGAGTACCGGCTCCGCCGGGCCGACGGGGAGTTCCGGTGGCACCTGGGGCGGGCGCTCCCCGTCCGCGACCTGCAGGGCGACATCGTCCGCTGGTACGGCACGAACACCGACATCCACGACGCGAAGCTCGCGGCCGACGCCCTGCTCCGGAGCGAGCAGCGGTTCCGCACGCTCACCGAGGCCGTGCCGCAGATCGTGTGGACGGCCGACCGGGCGGGCGAGGTGACGTTCTTCAACCGCCGGTGGGACGAGTACACCGGTACCCCGCTCGAGGTCGGCCGCCGGCGCGGGTGGGAGGGCGGGCCGGTGCACCCCGAGGACGCCGACCAGCTCCGGGCGCGCTGGCAGCTCAGCGTGGCGCAGGGGGCGGACGGGTTCTCGAGCGAGTTCCGCCTGCGGCGGGCGGCCGACGGCGCGTACCGGTGGATGCTGTCGGTGGCGATCCCGCTCCGCGCCGATACCGGGGCCGTAACGGGCTGGGTGGGCACGCTCACCGATATCGACGACCAGAAGCGCCAGACGCAGGTGCTGGAACAGATGGTCCGCTCGCGGACCCTGGAACTGGAGAGCGCGAACGCCGCGCTGTTCGACGAGGTCGAGGAGCGCAAGGCCGCCGAGGAACAGGTCCGGGCGGTGGCCGCGGAGCTGGCCCGGAGCAACGAGGAGCTGGAGAAGTTCGCCTACGTCGCGTCCCACGACCTCCAGGAGCCGCTCCGCAAGATTCAGGCGTTCGGCGACCGGCTGAAGACGAAGTGCCGCGACGCGCTCCCGGACAACGGCAAGGAGTACGTGGACCGGATGCAGGTCGCGGCCGGGCGCATGCGGCGCCTCATCGATGACCTGCTCATGTTCTCGCGGGTCACGACGCAGCGGCGCCCGCTGGTCCGGGTGGACCTGGGCAAGCTGGTGCGAGAGGTCGTGTCCGATCTCGACGTCCGGATCGCCCAGACCGAGGGCTCGGTCGCGATCGGCGGGCTGCCGGAAGTGGACGCCGACGTGACCCAGATGCGCCAGTTGTTTCAGAACCTGATCGCCAACGCCCTCAAGTTCCACCGCCCCGGGGTGCCGCCCGTGGTCGAGATCGCGAGCGAGCCGGTCCGCCGGGGGGCCGGCGCGGACGCGGGCGAGCCGGTTCCCATGTGCCGCGTCACGGTGCGCGACAACGGGATCGGGTTCGACGAGAAGTACCGGGACCGGATTTTCGCCGTGTTCCAGCGGCTCCACGGGCGCGATCAGTACGAAGGGACAGGTGTCGGGCTCGCCATTTGCCGTAAAATTGTCGAGCGGCACGGCGGCACGATCACCGCTCACAGTCGCGAGGGGAGCGGGGCCACGTTCGTGATCGATCTCCCCGCCCCCCAAGCCACCACCCCCGAGGGGACGCTCGAAAATGCCCGATCGGAATAA
- a CDS encoding hybrid sensor histidine kinase/response regulator produces MDVQLESVRVLLIDDDEDDFLLTRELVSDIPGGRFRLDWTPTYAAGVEAVCAGGHDVFLVDYQLGARTGIELLRETRERGRSGPVILFTGQGHSRTDMEALDAGADDYLEKAGLTPALLDRSIRFALVQHRASAVLERKVKERTDELARANAALRDADRRKDEFLATLAHELRNPLAPIRNALEILRLANDTGDTVRRQRERLERQVAQLVRLVDDLLDVSRITSGKLRLTTEPLTIQEVIEAALDMSRPQIEKAKLTLTAEVRQEPVKLTGDRVRLTQVFTNILNNAAKFTEPGGRVWLSVAPAPGAVRVSVRDTGVGIPADVLPVVFALFTQVDRSLNRSQGGLGIGLALVRRLVEMHQGTVTAESDGPGKGATFTVTLPTALEVA; encoded by the coding sequence GTGGACGTGCAACTGGAATCGGTCCGTGTGCTGTTGATCGACGACGACGAGGACGACTTTCTCCTCACGCGCGAGTTGGTGTCCGACATCCCCGGCGGCCGGTTCCGCCTGGACTGGACGCCGACCTACGCGGCCGGGGTCGAGGCGGTCTGTGCGGGCGGGCACGACGTCTTTCTCGTCGATTACCAGCTCGGGGCCCGGACCGGGATCGAGCTGCTCCGCGAGACGCGCGAGCGCGGGCGGTCCGGTCCCGTCATCCTGTTCACCGGCCAGGGGCACTCGCGCACCGACATGGAAGCGCTGGACGCCGGCGCCGACGACTACCTGGAAAAAGCCGGGCTCACGCCCGCCCTTTTAGACCGGTCCATTCGGTTCGCCCTGGTCCAGCACCGCGCGTCGGCCGTTTTGGAGCGGAAGGTGAAAGAGCGAACCGACGAACTCGCCCGAGCCAACGCGGCCCTGCGCGACGCCGACCGGCGCAAGGACGAGTTCCTCGCCACGCTCGCGCACGAGCTGCGCAACCCGCTCGCCCCGATCCGCAACGCGCTGGAGATCCTCCGGCTGGCGAACGACACCGGCGACACGGTCCGCCGCCAGCGCGAGCGCCTGGAGCGGCAGGTGGCCCAGCTCGTGCGGCTCGTGGACGACCTGCTCGACGTGTCGCGCATCACCTCGGGCAAGCTCCGGCTCACCACCGAGCCGCTCACCATTCAAGAGGTAATCGAGGCGGCACTGGACATGAGCCGGCCGCAAATCGAGAAGGCCAAACTGACCCTCACGGCCGAGGTGCGGCAAGAACCGGTGAAGCTCACGGGCGATCGGGTGCGGCTGACCCAGGTGTTCACCAACATCCTCAACAACGCCGCCAAGTTCACCGAGCCGGGCGGCCGGGTGTGGCTCTCGGTCGCCCCGGCCCCCGGGGCGGTCCGGGTCAGCGTCCGGGACACCGGGGTGGGCATCCCGGCGGACGTGTTGCCGGTCGTGTTCGCCCTGTTCACGCAAGTGGACCGCTCGCTCAACCGCTCTCAGGGCGGGCTGGGCATCGGTCTCGCACTCGTTCGGCGGCTCGTGGAGATGCACCAGGGAACGGTCACCGCGGAGAGCGACGGCCCGGGGAAAGGGGCCACGTTCACGGTGACACTCCCCACTGCACTGGAAGTGGCGTAG
- a CDS encoding PAS domain-containing protein, with product MFDVLSGLFDPTGFPPRRYCGTGWTAGLIWVHITSDLFIWLAYLSIPLVLFYFTRRRELPFPRLFALFALFILACGTTHLIDALMFDYPVYRLAGLMKAITAVVSWATVLALVPLVPRVMELLAQADRSGAGTKSHRPLAAPRSLRLRDYIVGVLAAVLAILVRAALDPILQGDHIFVVALLAVVYVSWQHGFGPGIACLVIGVGGYTTLFVPNGRLIFDMSTGEHLALGLFFFCGVACSALGQSQRLAQRRARVALAASVARRDELESEVERRRGVEAALRQRETELVAAQRETAEALARLNAFLDNAPMGIAFFDPDLRFVRLNPYLAAVNGKPVEEHTGRALRDVLPDFPADVLAAYRRTAAPDGVSFTAQLRGPDRRFPGETRVWQVTAFPVREATGHTLGAGVVAQDVTDRLRAEEEVRRSERNLADFFDNANVGLHWVGPDDTVLRVNKAELEMLGYTRDEIVGRPIADLHADPAVIGDMLGRLRRGERLDNYPARLRCKDGNTREVLVSSSVLWEEGRFVHSRCFTRDVTEVKRATDELAERARTATLRADVAAALASGDETRVALQACAETLVRQVGARSRGSGRPTRPGAGSSCRPARGCTRTPTGRTAAWNWGGSRSAGSPRRGRRT from the coding sequence ATGTTCGACGTGTTGTCCGGCCTATTCGATCCGACCGGATTCCCCCCGCGGAGGTACTGTGGCACCGGATGGACGGCGGGACTCATCTGGGTCCACATCACCAGCGACCTGTTCATCTGGCTGGCGTACCTGTCGATCCCGCTCGTGCTCTTCTACTTCACCCGGCGGCGGGAGCTGCCGTTCCCTCGGCTGTTCGCTCTGTTCGCGCTGTTCATTTTGGCGTGCGGTACCACCCACCTGATCGACGCGCTCATGTTCGACTACCCCGTGTACCGGCTCGCGGGGCTGATGAAGGCGATCACCGCGGTCGTCTCCTGGGCGACCGTTCTCGCGCTGGTTCCGCTGGTTCCGCGGGTCATGGAACTATTGGCTCAGGCCGACCGGTCCGGGGCGGGCACGAAATCGCACCGGCCGCTGGCGGCCCCGCGGTCGTTGCGGCTCCGTGATTATATCGTCGGCGTCCTGGCCGCGGTGCTGGCGATTCTCGTCCGGGCCGCGCTCGATCCGATCCTCCAGGGGGACCACATCTTCGTCGTGGCGCTCCTGGCGGTGGTGTACGTGAGCTGGCAGCACGGCTTCGGTCCCGGGATCGCGTGCCTGGTCATCGGCGTGGGCGGGTACACAACGCTGTTTGTCCCGAACGGACGTTTGATTTTCGACATGAGCACGGGTGAGCACCTGGCGCTCGGCCTCTTTTTCTTCTGCGGCGTGGCGTGCTCCGCGCTCGGGCAGTCCCAGCGATTGGCGCAGCGGCGCGCGCGGGTCGCGCTGGCGGCGTCGGTCGCGCGGCGGGACGAACTGGAGTCCGAGGTCGAGCGCCGGCGGGGGGTGGAAGCGGCGCTGCGGCAGCGCGAGACCGAGCTGGTCGCGGCGCAGCGGGAAACCGCCGAGGCGCTCGCCCGGCTGAACGCGTTCCTGGACAACGCGCCGATGGGGATCGCGTTCTTCGACCCGGACCTGCGGTTCGTGCGCCTCAACCCGTACCTGGCCGCGGTCAACGGTAAGCCGGTCGAAGAACACACCGGGCGGGCGCTTCGGGACGTGTTGCCCGACTTCCCGGCCGACGTGCTGGCGGCGTACCGCCGCACCGCGGCCCCGGACGGCGTGTCGTTCACCGCCCAGCTCCGCGGCCCGGACCGGCGGTTCCCGGGCGAAACGCGGGTGTGGCAGGTGACCGCGTTCCCGGTCCGCGAGGCCACCGGGCACACGCTCGGGGCCGGCGTGGTGGCGCAGGACGTGACGGACCGGCTGAGGGCTGAGGAGGAGGTGCGGCGCAGCGAGCGCAACCTGGCCGACTTCTTCGACAACGCCAACGTCGGGCTGCACTGGGTCGGGCCGGACGACACCGTGCTGCGGGTGAACAAGGCGGAACTGGAGATGCTCGGGTACACCCGCGACGAGATCGTCGGCCGCCCGATCGCGGACCTGCACGCCGACCCCGCGGTGATCGGCGACATGCTGGGCCGGCTCCGCCGCGGGGAGCGGCTGGACAACTACCCGGCCCGGTTGCGGTGCAAGGACGGTAACACGCGGGAGGTGCTCGTCTCCTCGAGCGTGCTCTGGGAGGAGGGGCGGTTCGTTCACAGCCGGTGCTTCACGCGCGACGTGACCGAGGTGAAGCGCGCGACCGACGAACTGGCCGAGCGGGCGCGGACCGCGACGCTGCGGGCGGACGTCGCGGCGGCCCTGGCCTCCGGGGACGAGACGCGCGTCGCCCTCCAGGCGTGCGCCGAGACGCTGGTCCGGCAGGTCGGCGCGCGTTCGCGCGGGTCTGGACGACCGACCCGTCCGGGCGCTGGCTCGAGCTGCAGGCCAGCGCGGGGATGTACACGCACACCGACGGGGCGCACGGCCGCGTGGAACTGGGGCGGTTCAAGATCGGCCGGATCGCCGAGGCGCGGGCGCCGCACCTGA
- a CDS encoding response regulator, which translates to MPDRNKPITILMADDDPDDRQLTREAFEENHLANDLRFVEDGEELLDYLNRRGKYAAPGAAPVPGLILLDLNMPRKDGREALQEIKSDPRLRNIRVVILTTSKAEEDVVRSYDLSAASYITKPVTFERLVEVVRALGKYWLEIVELPPDGNGGADPGR; encoded by the coding sequence ATGCCCGATCGGAATAAACCCATCACGATCCTGATGGCCGACGACGATCCGGACGACCGGCAACTGACCCGTGAGGCGTTCGAGGAGAACCACCTCGCCAACGACCTGCGCTTCGTCGAGGACGGCGAGGAACTGCTCGACTACCTGAACCGCCGGGGGAAGTACGCGGCCCCGGGCGCGGCGCCGGTCCCGGGCCTGATCCTGCTCGACCTGAACATGCCCCGTAAGGACGGCCGCGAGGCGCTCCAGGAGATCAAGTCCGACCCGCGCCTGCGGAACATCCGGGTCGTCATCCTGACGACGTCCAAGGCCGAGGAGGACGTGGTCCGCAGCTACGACCTGTCGGCCGCGTCGTACATCACCAAGCCGGTCACGTTCGAGCGGCTCGTCGAGGTGGTGCGGGCGCTGGGGAAGTACTGGCTGGAGATCGTGGAACTGCCCCCCGACGGCAACGGGGGCGCCGACCCCGGCCGCTGA